A part of Ignavibacteriales bacterium genomic DNA contains:
- the secG gene encoding preprotein translocase subunit SecG, whose amino-acid sequence MYFVLTFVALIVAVLLIVMVLLQSSKGGGLAGTFGGAGAGAMFGTRRTADFLAKGTWWLAGALAVLAIVINLFFLPGQATPEQRSIIQESGRQNLPTTPTVPQTNQPNQ is encoded by the coding sequence ATGTACTTTGTGTTAACATTTGTCGCATTAATCGTAGCAGTATTATTGATTGTGATGGTTCTTTTACAATCCAGCAAAGGTGGTGGATTAGCGGGGACTTTTGGCGGTGCAGGTGCCGGAGCTATGTTCGGAACAAGACGTACGGCTGATTTTCTTGCCAAAGGAACTTGGTGGCTTGCAGGTGCTTTAGCTGTACTTGCTATTGTAATTAATTTATTCTTCCTTCCGGGTCAAGCTACACCCGAGCAAAGGAGTATTATTCAGGAATCAGGCAGACAAAATTTGCCTACTACCCCAACAGTACCTCAAACGAATCAACCAAATCAATGA
- a CDS encoding M48 family metalloprotease produces MTLKNYLAVSLVIAMTSFISCDDGVNIFSQEDDVQLGQEVVNEINGNPQEYPIYHGNPVVKSYIESRIFEHILTSPQIENKNIYPYQIEIIDDPNTLNAFALPGGFLYIYTGLLNYLDSEAALAGVLGHEIAHAERRHATQRMTAYYGVSFLLSLILGENPSQIAEIAANLFVGLAFLANSRSDEDEADEFSFNYLEDTRYYPGGVKFFFEKMRDEGLVNSEADEIATFLSTHPDPIERIANTDQRLNDAGINIVDYTSNIDGIFREEYIANIKNQLSK; encoded by the coding sequence ATGACTTTAAAAAATTATTTAGCCGTCAGTTTAGTCATTGCGATGACTTCCTTTATTTCATGTGACGATGGTGTAAATATCTTCTCGCAGGAAGATGATGTTCAACTCGGTCAGGAAGTTGTAAATGAAATAAATGGCAATCCGCAGGAGTACCCAATATATCACGGCAATCCAGTTGTAAAGAGCTACATCGAATCACGAATATTCGAGCACATTCTCACTTCTCCTCAAATCGAAAACAAAAATATCTATCCCTATCAAATAGAAATTATTGATGATCCCAATACACTTAATGCTTTTGCATTACCGGGAGGATTTTTATATATCTACACCGGATTATTGAATTATCTTGATTCCGAAGCGGCACTCGCCGGTGTTCTCGGACACGAAATTGCTCATGCTGAACGCAGACATGCGACACAAAGAATGACCGCATATTACGGCGTGTCTTTCTTATTAAGTTTGATACTGGGTGAAAATCCTTCTCAAATAGCAGAGATAGCCGCCAATCTTTTTGTCGGACTTGCTTTCCTTGCTAATAGTCGCTCTGATGAAGATGAAGCGGATGAATTTTCTTTTAATTATTTGGAAGACACCAGATATTATCCGGGTGGTGTGAAATTCTTTTTTGAAAAAATGCGTGATGAAGGTTTAGTCAATTCAGAGGCTGATGAGATAGCAACATTTTTATCAACACATCCTGATCCGATTGAAAGAATAGCAAATACTGATCAAAGATTGAATGATGCTGGGATCAATATTGTTGATTATACAAGCAATATTGATGGAATTTTTAGAGAAGAATATATTGCAAATATTAAAAATCAGTTATCCAAATAA
- the obgE gene encoding GTPase ObgE, which produces MFLDYAEIHIKAGDGGKGAVTFRREKYVPKGGPSGGNGGNGGDIIFVASANISTLLDFRYKKNYSAKNGAPGGSALKDGKRGDDIIIRIPVGTFVKDLQTKEIICDLDKDNKSFVIAKGGRGGKGNSNFATATRQTPRFAEPGTSGEERDIILELKLIADVGLVGFPNAGKSTFISKVSSAKPKIADYPFTTLKPNLGIVKYKDYQSFVVADIPGIIEGAAEGKGLGHQFLRHIERTKVLLFLIDIQSKDFKADYKTLSDELKAFSKALPQKKKIVALTKADLLSKDEIKKLTIKKLRNADSPTFLISAVDGTGMQEILDYLWQSLLHNSE; this is translated from the coding sequence ATGTTTTTAGATTACGCGGAAATTCATATTAAAGCCGGCGACGGCGGTAAAGGCGCTGTGACTTTTCGCAGAGAAAAATATGTTCCGAAGGGTGGTCCATCCGGCGGTAACGGAGGTAACGGTGGGGATATAATTTTCGTTGCCAGCGCAAATATCTCCACGCTATTGGATTTTCGATATAAAAAAAATTATTCTGCAAAGAATGGAGCCCCGGGAGGAAGTGCACTTAAAGATGGCAAACGAGGAGATGATATAATCATCAGAATTCCGGTTGGTACGTTTGTTAAAGATTTGCAGACAAAAGAAATTATTTGTGATTTGGATAAAGACAACAAATCTTTTGTCATCGCTAAAGGCGGAAGGGGAGGTAAAGGTAATAGTAATTTTGCAACTGCAACTCGTCAAACTCCGCGTTTTGCTGAACCAGGGACTTCCGGTGAGGAAAGAGATATAATTCTTGAACTTAAACTAATAGCTGATGTAGGTTTAGTAGGTTTTCCAAATGCCGGCAAATCAACTTTTATTTCAAAAGTTTCCTCTGCTAAACCTAAAATAGCGGATTATCCTTTCACTACTCTTAAACCTAATCTTGGTATAGTAAAATATAAAGATTATCAAAGCTTCGTTGTTGCAGATATTCCGGGAATTATTGAAGGAGCCGCAGAAGGGAAGGGGCTTGGTCATCAATTCCTGCGTCATATTGAAAGAACTAAAGTATTATTATTTTTAATTGATATTCAGTCAAAGGATTTTAAAGCTGATTATAAAACTTTAAGTGATGAACTTAAAGCCTTCAGTAAAGCGCTTCCCCAAAAGAAAAAAATAGTAGCTTTGACAAAAGCTGATTTGCTCTCAAAAGATGAGATTAAAAAGTTGACAATTAAAAAATTAAGAAATGCTGATTCTCCTACATTTCTAATCTCGGCAGTTGATGGGACGGGTATGCAAGAAATTCTTGATTATCTGTGGCAAAGTTTATTGCATAATTCCGAATAA
- a CDS encoding succinate dehydrogenase/fumarate reductase iron-sulfur subunit produces MEQKKLNLTLNIWRQKNANSVGSFAEYKVQISPDASFLEMLDEINNSLEAKGEEAIHFESDCREGICGTCGLVINGQPHGPLPKIATCQLHMRNFKDGETIWVEPFRAKAFPVIKDLMVDRSGFDKILYAGGYVSFNTGGAPDGNAIPISKEVSSLAMDAAACIGCGACVAACKNASAMLFVSAKVSQYAFLPQGQPERYRRVERMVKVMDELGFGSCTNTYACEAECPKGISVTNIARMNRDFIMAKVKSKEVEV; encoded by the coding sequence ATGGAACAGAAAAAATTAAATCTTACACTTAACATCTGGAGACAGAAAAACGCAAACAGTGTAGGAAGTTTTGCTGAATATAAAGTTCAGATTTCTCCCGATGCCTCTTTCCTCGAAATGTTGGATGAAATAAATAACTCGCTCGAAGCAAAGGGTGAAGAAGCAATACATTTTGAAAGCGACTGCCGCGAAGGTATTTGCGGAACTTGCGGTTTGGTAATTAATGGTCAGCCGCACGGACCGCTGCCCAAGATAGCTACTTGCCAGCTTCACATGCGTAACTTTAAAGACGGCGAAACAATTTGGGTTGAACCATTCCGTGCAAAAGCATTTCCTGTAATTAAAGATCTAATGGTTGATCGTTCGGGATTTGATAAAATTTTATATGCCGGCGGATATGTTTCATTTAATACCGGCGGTGCACCCGATGGAAATGCAATCCCAATTTCCAAAGAAGTTTCAAGTCTTGCAATGGATGCTGCTGCTTGTATCGGATGCGGCGCTTGCGTTGCAGCTTGTAAGAATGCAAGTGCAATGCTGTTCGTTTCTGCAAAAGTTTCGCAATATGCTTTTCTGCCGCAAGGGCAGCCGGAGCGTTACCGTAGAGTTGAGAGAATGGTAAAAGTTATGGACGAACTCGGGTTCGGAAGCTGCACCAATACGTATGCTTGCGAAGCCGAATGCCCAAAAGGGATTTCGGTTACTAATATTGCAAGAATGAACAGAGATTTTATAATGGCAAAAGTCAAGTCGAAGGAAGTTGAGGTTTAG
- a CDS encoding DUF1016 family protein yields MIEKKSFTQIVELIKQSKQRAFASVNRELIDLYWNVGKYISNKTESDGWGKGTVEELSKYIQTEINGVRGFSQQNLWRMKQFYEVYSAFPKLSPLVRELGWTNNLHIFTKTKTIEEKEFYLKLSIKEKYSKRELERQISCAVYERFLLSQQKLSSVVRELKEGSNQKLSTVLTELEKTRSQQVNEVFKDKYIFEFLDLPKDFNEKDLKKSLVKNLKEFILELGKGFTFVGEEYRLQVGSKDFFVDLLFFHRGLRCLVAIDLKIDDFSPEYLGKMNFYLEALDKKQKLEHENLSVGLILCKTKDDEVVNYAINRNLSPTKITEYETQLIDRNILKQKLHELGEYFLYSETNKSDN; encoded by the coding sequence ATAATTGAAAAAAAATCTTTCACTCAGATTGTTGAACTAATAAAACAATCTAAGCAAAGAGCATTTGCTTCTGTTAATAGAGAGCTTATTGATCTTTACTGGAATGTTGGAAAATACATTTCTAACAAAACTGAATCCGATGGTTGGGGAAAAGGAACTGTTGAAGAGCTTTCTAAATATATTCAAACTGAGATAAATGGAGTTCGTGGTTTTTCACAGCAAAATCTATGGAGAATGAAACAATTTTATGAGGTTTATTCAGCATTTCCAAAACTCTCACCACTGGTGAGAGAATTAGGTTGGACTAATAATCTCCATATTTTTACAAAAACGAAGACAATTGAGGAAAAAGAGTTTTATCTAAAACTATCAATAAAAGAGAAGTATTCGAAACGTGAACTTGAGAGACAGATTAGCTGTGCTGTTTATGAAAGGTTTTTGTTATCCCAGCAAAAACTCTCATCAGTGGTGAGAGAATTGAAAGAAGGCTCAAATCAAAAACTGTCAACAGTGTTGACAGAATTAGAAAAAACTCGCTCACAGCAAGTAAATGAGGTTTTTAAAGATAAATACATCTTTGAATTTCTTGATCTACCGAAGGATTTTAATGAGAAAGATTTAAAAAAATCTCTTGTGAAAAATCTTAAAGAGTTCATCCTTGAATTAGGAAAAGGTTTTACTTTTGTTGGCGAAGAATATCGTTTGCAGGTTGGCAGTAAAGATTTTTTTGTTGATTTGCTTTTTTTTCATCGAGGTTTGCGATGTCTTGTTGCTATAGATTTGAAAATTGATGACTTTAGTCCAGAGTATCTTGGCAAAATGAATTTTTACCTTGAAGCACTTGATAAAAAACAAAAGTTGGAACACGAAAACCTAAGTGTTGGATTAATTTTATGCAAAACCAAAGATGATGAAGTTGTTAACTATGCAATCAATAGAAATCTTTCGCCAACAAAAATTACGGAGTACGAAACCCAGTTGATTGATAGAAATATTCTAAAGCAAAAATTGCACGAGCTTGGAGAATATTTTTTGTATTCTGAAACAAATAAATCTGATAACTAA
- a CDS encoding fumarate reductase/succinate dehydrogenase flavoprotein subunit — protein MTKLDSKIPEGNLSEKWTNHKFNMKLVNPSNKRKFDIIVVGTGLAGASAAATLGELGYNVKAFTFHDSARRAHSIAAQGGINAAKAYQNDGDSTFRLFYDTIKGGDFRAREANVYRLAEVSSNIIDQCVAQGVPFAREYGGLLDNRSFGGAQVSRTFYARGQTGQQLLLGAVSSLNRQIDKGSVKLFTRREMLDVVVVDGLARGIVVRNLLTGEIEKHSAHAVVLATGGYANVFFLSTNAMNCNATAIWRAHKRGAFFANPCYTQIHPTCIPLHGDVQSKLTLMSESLRNDGRIWVSKKKGDMRNPNDIPEAERDYYLERKYPSYGNLAPRDISSRAAKEVCDEGRGAKGGNAVYLDFSESINRLGQKVIEERYGNLFDMYQNINGENPYKSPMMIYPAPHYVMGGLWVDYNLMSSVPGLFVLGEANFSDHGANRLGASALMQGLADGYFVIPYTMGDYLATTKPAAIKTDHPEFEKVANSVKDFTNKLMSVKGKRTVDDIHKQLGRIMWNKVGMARHEKGLKEAIAEIRELKAEFWKNVTIPGSGSDVNQTLERAGRLADYFELGELIATDALDRNESCGAHFRVEHQFEDGEAKRDDANYSYVAAWEFAGENKWNLHKEELKFEYLKLAVRSYK, from the coding sequence ATGACAAAATTAGATTCTAAAATTCCCGAAGGAAATCTTTCCGAAAAATGGACTAACCATAAATTCAATATGAAACTGGTTAATCCATCCAACAAAAGAAAATTTGATATTATTGTTGTTGGCACCGGTTTGGCTGGCGCATCTGCTGCAGCAACTCTTGGCGAGCTTGGTTACAATGTTAAGGCGTTTACTTTTCACGATAGCGCAAGAAGAGCACACAGCATTGCTGCACAAGGCGGAATCAATGCTGCCAAAGCTTATCAGAATGATGGTGATTCTACTTTTAGATTATTTTATGATACAATTAAAGGCGGCGACTTCCGTGCGCGCGAAGCAAATGTTTATCGTCTTGCGGAAGTAAGCTCAAACATAATTGATCAATGTGTTGCACAAGGCGTTCCGTTTGCAAGAGAATACGGCGGACTTTTGGATAATCGTTCTTTCGGTGGTGCACAAGTTTCAAGAACTTTTTATGCTCGCGGTCAGACGGGACAGCAGCTTTTACTTGGTGCAGTAAGTTCACTCAACAGACAAATTGATAAAGGTTCAGTAAAACTTTTTACTCGCAGAGAAATGCTCGATGTAGTTGTCGTTGATGGATTAGCAAGAGGAATTGTTGTAAGAAATTTACTTACCGGTGAAATTGAAAAACATTCTGCACACGCTGTTGTTCTTGCAACCGGCGGATATGCAAATGTATTTTTCCTTTCAACCAACGCAATGAACTGTAACGCAACAGCAATTTGGCGCGCTCACAAGCGTGGTGCATTTTTTGCAAATCCTTGTTACACTCAAATTCATCCTACTTGCATTCCACTTCACGGTGATGTTCAATCAAAATTAACATTGATGAGTGAATCACTTCGTAACGATGGCAGAATTTGGGTATCGAAGAAAAAAGGTGATATGCGAAATCCAAATGATATTCCTGAAGCTGAAAGAGATTATTATCTTGAAAGAAAATATCCATCCTACGGAAATCTTGCACCGAGAGATATTTCATCACGAGCAGCAAAAGAAGTTTGTGATGAAGGCAGAGGTGCAAAAGGCGGCAATGCAGTTTATCTTGATTTTAGTGAATCCATAAATCGTCTTGGACAAAAGGTAATTGAAGAGCGTTACGGAAATCTTTTTGATATGTATCAAAACATCAACGGAGAAAATCCATACAAATCCCCTATGATGATTTATCCCGCTCCGCATTATGTAATGGGCGGCTTGTGGGTTGATTATAATTTGATGAGTTCTGTTCCCGGCTTATTTGTACTTGGCGAAGCAAACTTTTCAGATCACGGTGCAAATCGTTTGGGTGCCTCTGCGCTTATGCAAGGTTTGGCTGATGGTTACTTTGTTATTCCATACACAATGGGCGATTATCTTGCAACAACAAAACCTGCAGCAATAAAAACTGATCATCCCGAATTTGAAAAAGTTGCGAATAGTGTTAAAGATTTTACAAACAAACTAATGTCTGTAAAAGGAAAGCGAACTGTTGATGATATCCATAAACAGCTTGGCAGAATAATGTGGAATAAAGTTGGAATGGCTCGTCACGAAAAAGGTTTGAAAGAAGCAATTGCAGAAATAAGAGAATTGAAAGCAGAATTCTGGAAGAACGTTACAATTCCCGGAAGCGGCAGCGATGTAAATCAAACACTTGAACGTGCCGGCAGACTTGCAGATTATTTTGAACTTGGCGAACTGATTGCGACCGATGCGTTAGACAGAAATGAAAGCTGCGGCGCACATTTCCGTGTTGAGCATCAATTTGAAGACGGCGAAGCAAAACGTGATGATGCAAATTATTCTTACGTTGCGGCGTGGGAATTTGCCGGAGAGAATAAATGGAATCTCCACAAAGAAGAATTGAAATTTGAATATCTGAAACTTGCTGTAAGGAGTTACAAATAA
- a CDS encoding succinate dehydrogenase cytochrome b subunit — translation MSWLLNFSNSSIGKKFTMAVTGSFLIIFLIIHLIGNITLFFGAETFNGYVGTLDVIKPLIRIIEIVMLTAFVLHIFNGVRLWYENKKARPTRYKINGSSENSTIFSRWAFITGSVVFIFLVLHLGTFFWRFNVYDPSGLADTEQYFQVVVGFFSYWWYSLLYVVAVLLLGFHLNHGFQSAFQTFGWNHNKYTPLIKKLGTLYAIIMALGFASMPIYFFFFYGGNQ, via the coding sequence ATGAGCTGGCTACTAAATTTTTCTAACTCCTCTATCGGCAAAAAATTTACGATGGCTGTTACCGGGAGTTTCTTAATCATTTTTCTAATCATTCATCTTATTGGAAACATAACGTTGTTCTTCGGTGCTGAAACTTTTAATGGTTATGTTGGTACTTTAGATGTTATCAAACCACTTATCAGAATTATTGAAATAGTTATGCTAACAGCTTTTGTGCTGCACATATTTAATGGTGTGCGGCTTTGGTATGAAAATAAAAAAGCACGACCAACCCGTTATAAAATAAACGGTTCATCCGAAAACAGCACCATATTTTCAAGATGGGCATTTATTACGGGATCAGTCGTTTTTATTTTTCTCGTACTTCACCTTGGAACATTTTTCTGGAGATTCAATGTTTACGATCCATCTGGTTTAGCAGATACTGAGCAGTATTTTCAAGTTGTAGTTGGATTTTTTAGCTACTGGTGGTACTCACTGCTTTATGTTGTTGCAGTGCTGCTTTTAGGTTTTCATCTTAATCACGGATTCCAAAGTGCGTTTCAAACTTTTGGATGGAACCATAATAAATACACTCCACTTATAAAAAAACTTGGAACACTTTACGCAATTATTATGGCATTAGGTTTTGCTTCGATGCCGATTTACTTTTTCTTTTTTTACGGAGGTAACCAATGA
- a CDS encoding TonB-dependent receptor: MHNTKFLFALFALLVFSQIAFTQNSIIQKTDTSGFYRMNEVVISATKTLSNSVELANSISVIDSEQISNSNSNNVFDVLRNETGISFTRQGGNGTLSNIYIRGANSSHTLVLIDGVEVNLINDPGGVYDFSALPIDNIDRIEVLRGPQSTLYGSDALAGVINIITKKGNGSPRFSLLTEGGSYNSYKAQLGVNGSLQELTYSVALSRTGSDGFSNASEKYGNTEKDGYTFNNLSSIIGYNINENTQVNFYTRFTKSKSDYDQFGGVFGDDPTYVFNQEELSLRGEGKIKLFDGRLNQKIGLSFFRNLRKYSYDTSASNIFYSHSLYDGRKYNLDWQNDFQLNESNLFTSGVDFEYEEMSSEYFFLNYVGLPDYASIFPLRNSKTISGYIQDQLNLGNMFFASAGIRYDHHNQFGSQITYRFAPAFLITGTSTKIKATVGTGFKAPSLFNLYDPTYGNENLKPEKSFGWDVGAEQFLSKENFSIGVTYFDNKFSDMFGFDNVTFQTININKVETNGVEVFTKVILFDYLTLKANYTFTKAVDKSENTPDYCKKLLRRPENKIGLLIDYSFIEKANLNAELIWVGSREDFDFSNFTRVEMKNYLLANFAAHYNLFNFLRLNIRIENLLDTDYEEVFGYGTAGLSFYGGIKLSL, from the coding sequence ATGCACAATACAAAATTTCTTTTTGCCCTTTTCGCTCTCTTAGTATTTTCTCAAATCGCTTTTACACAAAATTCTATCATTCAAAAAACAGATACTTCTGGTTTTTATAGAATGAACGAAGTGGTCATCTCCGCAACAAAAACTTTGTCTAACTCGGTTGAACTTGCAAATTCAATTTCAGTTATCGATTCAGAACAAATTTCAAATAGTAACTCAAATAATGTTTTTGATGTTTTGAGAAATGAAACCGGAATTAGTTTTACAAGGCAAGGCGGCAACGGCACTTTGTCTAATATTTATATCCGTGGTGCAAACTCTTCTCACACTTTGGTTTTAATTGACGGAGTTGAAGTCAATCTAATAAATGATCCAGGCGGAGTTTATGATTTTTCTGCATTACCAATTGATAATATTGATAGAATAGAAGTTCTGCGCGGACCACAATCAACTCTTTATGGATCAGATGCACTGGCAGGTGTAATAAATATCATCACAAAAAAGGGAAACGGTTCACCCAGGTTTTCTTTATTAACCGAAGGTGGATCATACAATTCGTATAAAGCACAATTAGGTGTTAATGGATCTTTACAAGAATTAACTTACTCAGTTGCATTAAGCAGAACCGGCAGCGATGGATTTTCAAATGCTTCAGAAAAATATGGCAACACTGAAAAGGATGGTTACACTTTTAATAATTTATCTTCAATTATTGGTTATAACATTAATGAAAATACTCAAGTAAATTTTTATACAAGATTTACAAAGTCGAAATCTGATTACGATCAGTTTGGCGGAGTTTTTGGTGACGATCCGACTTATGTTTTTAATCAGGAAGAACTATCATTGCGAGGTGAAGGTAAAATAAAATTATTCGATGGTAGATTGAATCAAAAAATTGGGTTATCTTTTTTTAGAAACCTTAGAAAATATTCCTATGACACTTCTGCGTCAAACATTTTCTATTCTCACAGTTTATATGATGGAAGAAAATATAACCTTGATTGGCAGAATGATTTTCAGCTTAATGAATCCAATCTCTTTACAAGTGGAGTTGATTTTGAATATGAAGAAATGTCTTCCGAATATTTTTTCTTGAATTATGTCGGACTGCCGGATTATGCAAGTATATTTCCATTAAGAAATTCAAAAACAATCAGCGGTTACATTCAGGATCAATTAAATTTAGGGAATATGTTTTTCGCCTCGGCAGGAATTCGTTATGATCATCATAATCAGTTTGGGTCACAAATTACTTATAGATTCGCCCCTGCCTTTCTGATCACTGGAACTTCAACCAAAATTAAAGCAACAGTTGGAACAGGATTTAAAGCTCCCTCTTTGTTCAATCTTTATGATCCAACTTACGGCAATGAGAATTTGAAGCCTGAAAAAAGTTTCGGTTGGGACGTCGGTGCAGAACAGTTTTTATCGAAAGAAAACTTTTCAATCGGAGTCACTTATTTTGACAATAAATTTTCTGATATGTTTGGTTTTGATAATGTGACCTTCCAAACCATAAATATTAATAAGGTAGAAACTAATGGGGTTGAGGTTTTCACCAAAGTAATTTTATTTGATTATCTAACTTTGAAAGCTAATTATACATTCACAAAAGCAGTGGACAAAAGTGAAAACACTCCAGACTACTGTAAAAAACTTTTGAGGCGCCCCGAAAATAAAATTGGATTGTTAATTGATTATTCATTCATAGAAAAAGCGAATTTAAATGCTGAACTAATTTGGGTTGGCTCGAGAGAGGATTTTGATTTTTCAAACTTCACAAGAGTAGAAATGAAAAATTATTTGCTCGCAAATTTTGCAGCGCATTATAATTTATTTAACTTTTTGCGATTAAATATTCGGATTGAAAATCTTTTAGACACTGATTACGAAGAAGTATTTGGATATGGAACAGCGGGTTTATCATTTTACGGCGGAATTAAGCTTTCGCTTTAA
- a CDS encoding ATP-grasp domain-containing protein — MKIAVAFNEAHPELYFKKEQKNSAELSFIPFFEVDKTTPIEEFEYIARKINSPKFLAFTFNLKDNLDSLIKMINQEKPDVIFNFIELFNDNPRLEMNIVGLFELLDIPYTGASPMALSTCQSKILVKQLLKSYGILTPPFVVFNSTAKNFNHGLKYPLIVKPAYEDASVGIENASIVTNKIKLKQRVEYVLDYFKQPALVEEFIEGRELNISVMGDKNPFVLPISEIDFASMPGNLHNIVSYQAKWDPFHEAYHKTIPICPAKLNKRIEQFASQTALKAFNVMGVRDYARVDIRLSKDNQLFVLEVNPNPDLTEGAGFMRSAHAAGLSYSRALKRIVMLAYERGKRAK; from the coding sequence ATAAAAATAGCTGTAGCCTTTAATGAAGCTCACCCCGAATTATACTTCAAAAAAGAACAGAAAAACAGTGCGGAATTGTCGTTCATACCGTTCTTCGAAGTTGACAAGACTACCCCGATAGAAGAATTTGAATACATAGCCAGAAAAATAAACTCTCCTAAGTTCCTGGCATTTACATTTAATCTGAAAGATAATCTTGATTCTCTGATCAAAATGATCAATCAGGAAAAGCCCGACGTTATTTTTAATTTTATTGAATTGTTTAACGATAACCCGCGTCTGGAAATGAATATCGTCGGATTATTCGAGCTATTAGATATTCCATACACCGGGGCTTCTCCAATGGCTTTATCAACCTGCCAAAGTAAAATTCTGGTAAAGCAGTTATTAAAGTCCTATGGAATTCTTACACCGCCCTTTGTCGTATTCAATTCAACCGCTAAGAATTTTAATCACGGTTTAAAATATCCTTTGATTGTAAAACCTGCCTATGAAGATGCGAGTGTAGGAATTGAAAACGCCTCCATAGTTACAAATAAAATTAAATTGAAGCAGCGGGTTGAATACGTGCTGGACTATTTCAAACAGCCCGCACTTGTTGAAGAATTTATTGAAGGAAGAGAACTCAATATTTCCGTAATGGGTGATAAAAATCCTTTTGTCCTGCCGATCAGTGAAATAGATTTTGCTTCCATGCCTGGAAACCTGCACAACATAGTCAGTTATCAGGCAAAGTGGGATCCATTTCACGAAGCATATCACAAAACCATTCCTATCTGTCCGGCAAAACTAAATAAACGAATAGAGCAGTTTGCAAGCCAGACAGCATTGAAAGCATTTAACGTAATGGGTGTAAGAGATTATGCGCGGGTTGATATAAGACTATCAAAAGATAATCAGCTTTTCGTTCTCGAAGTAAATCCAAATCCCGATTTAACAGAGGGTGCGGGATTTATGCGCTCTGCACACGCTGCAGGATTAAGTTATTCCCGGGCTCTAAAGAGAATTGTTATGCTTGCTTATGAAAGAGGGAAGAGAGCAAAGTAA
- a CDS encoding hydrolase — MILKRNELILRPESTALVIIDIQEKILKVMSNPVGVIENTLKLIKGFKVLSLPIFLTEQYPKGLGPTASALAEELVGINPIQKMSFSCFGADKFFQRLTDNNVTQIVVCGIETHVCVQQTVLDLLANNFQVNVAADAVSSRREIDYSTALNRMSKHGVEITTAESILFELLNVCGTDEFKQVSKIVR, encoded by the coding sequence ATGATACTCAAAAGAAATGAATTGATACTTAGACCAGAATCCACTGCACTTGTGATAATTGATATTCAGGAAAAAATTCTGAAAGTGATGTCCAATCCTGTTGGAGTAATCGAGAACACTTTGAAGTTGATTAAGGGCTTCAAAGTTTTAAGTCTTCCAATTTTTCTTACCGAACAATATCCAAAAGGATTGGGACCAACTGCCAGTGCATTAGCTGAAGAATTAGTTGGAATTAATCCAATTCAAAAAATGAGTTTTAGCTGCTTTGGAGCTGATAAATTTTTTCAGAGATTGACTGATAATAACGTTACACAAATCGTTGTTTGCGGAATTGAAACTCACGTTTGTGTTCAGCAAACCGTTTTGGATTTATTGGCAAATAATTTTCAGGTTAATGTTGCCGCCGATGCTGTTTCATCTCGACGAGAAATTGATTACTCCACCGCTTTGAATAGAATGAGCAAACATGGTGTTGAAATCACAACTGCCGAATCAATACTTTTTGAATTGTTGAATGTTTGCGGCACTGATGAGTTCAAACAAGTTTCTAAAATTGTAAGATAA